Below is a genomic region from Caulobacter rhizosphaerae.
CCATCGCCTGCGTGAGACCCCCTACGGCCAGCTGACCCTGTCCCTGACCGGCGGCGACGTCGAGGCCGCCATCGCCCGGTTCCAGGCCGACGGCGTCCGGGTCGACCTGGTCGCGGAGACCGGCCGATGAACAGCGCCCTGAGCAACATCGACTGGTCCGAGATCGGCCAGGCGACGATCGACACGCTGTCCATGCTGGGCGGCTCGATGGTGCTGACCGTGATCCTGGGCCTGCCCTTGGGCGTGATCCTGTTCCTGACGGGATCGGGCCAGATGCTGCGAAACCGGCTGGCCAACGGCGTGCTGTCGCTGGTGATCAACATCCTGCGCTCGGTGCCGTTCGTGATCCTGCTGATCGTGATGATCCCGCTGACCGTGGCCTTGGTCGGCACCTCGCTGGGCGTGGCGGGGGCGATCCCGCCGCTGGTGGTCGGCGCCGCGCCGTTCTTCGCCCGCCTGGTGGAGACCGCCCTGCGCGAGGTGGACAAGGGCGTGATCGAGGCCAGCTTCGCCATGGGCGCCAAGCGCCGGCAGGTGGTGCTGGGCGCCCTGCTGCCAGAGGCCATGCCGGGCCTGATCGCCGCGGCGACGGTGACGGCCATCGCCCTGGTGTCCTACACCGCCATGGCCGGCGTGGTCGGCGCGGGCGGCCTGGGCGACCTGGCCATCCGCTTCGGCTACCAGCGCTTTCAGACCGACGTGATGGTGGTGACCGTGGTGCTGCTGCTGGTGCTGGTCCAGGCGCTGCAGATGGTCGGCGACGCGGTGGTGCGCCGCGTCTCGCACCGGTAGCGCCCTGCGTCCTTCGAGGCCCGCTGCGCGGGCGCCTCAGGATGAGGACCTTTGTGCTGGCTTCCTCATCCTGAGGTGCGAGGCGCAGCCGAGCCTCGAAGGACGCAAGGCGTTCCCATTGCGCCAGGCGATAGCTAGAACGCCTCCATGACCGACAACGACATCCCCATCCTCTCCGCCCCGCCGCCCGAGCATTGGGACGAAAGCTTCGCCCGGGGCCTGGTCGGCAAGACCATGCTGGTCAACCTGACCTTCCTGGGCGCCGACGGCGACCTGGAGGGGCGCGAGGCCTTCTACGGCGTGGTGATCACCGCCGACGCGGAGGCGGGGATCCTGCTCGACCTGCTGGGCCCGCAGGACGGCGACACCACCACCCTGCCGCCCCAGACCTCGAACATCCGGACCGCAGAGCCCGGGCTCTATCCGCTGACCGACGGCGAGACGGTGGAGAACCCGGACTTCCTGTCCAACTGGACCATCCATGGGCCGGAAGAGCCGGCGAACGACCAGGAGTGAACCCTCTCCCTCTGGGAGCGGGTCTTCTTAAGCCTGGTCGAACGGGAACGGCAGTCGGCCGGCCTTGAACAGGATCAGCGGGTTCTCGTCGTAATCGCCCATCTCGACGTCGGCCGAGGCGGCGAAGGCGACGACGCCTTCGCGCAGGGGCGCCAAGCGCTCGGCCTTGCGGCGGGCTTCCTCGGCGTCCTTGCAGCCGACCTGCTGCTCGGCCTTCAGCCCCTTGCCGCGGCCGGCCTTGTAGGCTTGGACGATGTAGACGGTTTCTCTGGCCATCCCTATCCAGGCGACCGGTTCGCCGCCGGGGTCAAGGCGCGGCGGAAAACCATCCCAAGGCAAATGGTTCAAGACTCTGCGCACCGGTTCAGGAAAACTGATTTCCCGACCCGCCGGGAAGCGGGCAATACCCGACCCGTCCAGTCGTCTTAACGGAGCCGTTCATGCTCGCCCGCCGCGCCCTTCTCGCCAGCCTCGCCGTCCTGTCCCTCGCGGCCTGCGGCCAGAAGCCCGCCGCCAGCGGCGCCAGCGACACCCTGACCGTGGCCGCCACCGCCGTGCCCCATGCCGAGGTGCTGGAGTTCATCAAGCCGAAGCTGGCGGCGCAGGGGCTGAAGATCGACATCAAGGTCTTCAACGACTACGTCCAGCCCAACATCCAGGTGGCCGAGAAGCGCCTGGACGTGAACTACTTCCAGACCCTGCCGTACCTGGAGACCTTCAACGCCGACAAGGGCACCACCCTGATCCCGGTGATCGGCGTGCACATCGAGCCGCTGGGCGCCTATTCGCGCAAGGTCAAGGCGATCGGCGCGCTGCCTGACGGCGCCGTCGTAGCCATCCCCAACGAGGGCAGCAACGAGGGCCGGGCCCTGCTGCTGCTGGCCCGCAACGGCGTGATCACCCTGGGCGACCCCAACAAGGCGCTGTCGACCCTCAAGGACATCACCGCCAATCCGAAGAACCTGAAGTTCAAGGAATTGGAGGGCGCGACCCTGCCGCGCGTGCTCGACCAGGTCGACCTGGCGGTGATCAACACCAACTACGCCCTCGACGCCAAGCTGGACCCATCGAAGGACGCCCTGCTGATCGAGGACAAGAACAGCCCCTATGTGAACTACCTGGTCGGCCGGCCCGACAACAAGGACGATCCCCGCGTCCAGAAGCTGGCCAAGGCCCTGACCTCGCCCGAGGTGAAGGCGTTCATGGAGCAGAAGTACCACGGCGCGGTGGTGCCGGCGTTCTAGGGCGTCTCTTCGGCCGGCAGGAGCGCGCTGGTCAGCGGGTCCACCCGCAGCAGCACGGGCCGGTCCAGGCCGCTGTGGGGATCAATCACCGACATCACCAGCGGCGTGGCCCTCATCACGGCCACCGAGGCTCCTTGCGGCGTGAAGACCTCCTGTTCGGGATAGCGCGCCACGAGCATGGTGTTGAGCCGGCGGACCTCGTCGGAGGCGGTGACCTCGACGGCCTTGGCCGCCAGGGATAAGCCGCGAAGATCGGGGCCGTCGCCGTCGTGCCGCCCGATCGCGATCGAGATCCGGGGATCTCGCTGCATGTTGGCGAGCTTCTGTCCGTCGCGGGCGATGGCGAAATACAGCGTCAGGCCGTCATACATGTAGCCAACCAAGGTCGCCTGCGGCCAGCCGTCAGGGCGCAGGGTGGCCACGGCCATGACGCGGTTTTCCGAGAGGATCCTCAGCACGGTTTCCTTGAGGGCTTCGGCGTTGATATCTGTCGATTGCATTGGCGTCTCCTGGCCGCTCGCCGACAGCGTCCCTGTGCGGGGGCCGCGTAGACCTTGGCGAAGACGGAGCGCGCCAGGGTAGCACGAATGCCGGTCGCCCGTTGGCTCTTGCCAAATCGCGTCCTGGCCTCGCCTGACATTTCACACTACATATCAGGGCGCGATGACCTTCGGAGCCCCGCCTTGCGACAGTTGATGGCCCCTGACGACGCCCTGGCCGGCGGCCAAACCGCTGGCGGCCGCGAGCGGATGCTGGTGCTGGACGTCTGTTCGTCCTCGGGGCTGGAGGACTGGTCGCCCGATCTGCAGAAGGCCAAGGTCTACGAGCGCATCCTGCTGGACCTGATCCTGGGGCGCCTGGCGCCGGGCGCGCGGTTGGACGAGCAGTCGCTGGCGGCGCGCTACGACGCGGGCCTGGCCGGGGTGCGCGACGCCCTGGGGCGCCTGGCCCTGGAAGGGCTGGTGATCCGCCGCGCCCGTTCGGGCACCACCGTCGCGCCGCTGGACCTTGTCGAACTGCGCCAGGGCTACGAGGCCCGGGCCCTGATCGAGCCGCATTGCGCGAGCCTGGCCGCCAAGCACGCCAGCAAGGCCGAGGCCGACGGCATCCGCGCGGCCTTCGACGGCGGCGAGCAGGCCGCGCGCGACCGCGACCTGCCGGCCCTGGTGGCCATGGACCAGCGCTTCCACGCCGCCGTGGCCCGGGCTGGCGGCAACATGGCCCTGGCCCGCATCCTCATCCCCCTGCAGCACAAGGCCGCCCGCTACTGGGTGTTCTCGTTCGGCGCGGCCACCGAGGCCGAACTGATCGCCGACGTCGAGCAGCATCGCGCCGTGGCCGAGGTGATCGCTCGCGGCGATGTGGAGGGCGCCCGACTGGCCATGATGCGCGTGCTCAACATCATGCCCGAGGCGACCCGGCCGATGGTCCAGGGCTAGGCTACGATGGGAGCAGGCGCATGCGCCTGCTCCCATCGGTATCCGCCGCCATGGTTTTCCTAATCGCGCCTTTAATATAATTCTTTCTGAAATGTCAGATAACGTTTTGACGAACGTTGCGTAAGGTCGCAATGGCTAGCTTCACCGCCTTCCTGCGGCGGACCTGGAGCTCTGACGATGTCGATCCGCGCTTGCCTGCTCGCCTCCGCCATGGCTGTCGGCGTTCTTGCTTCGGGCCAGGCCTTTGCGCGGGACGGGGCGGGGGAGGCTCCCCAGGCCGACGCCGTCGATGCGGTGATCGTCCTGGCGCGCGACAAGGCCGGCCTGCTGGAGAAGCGGCCCAGCACCACGGTGTTCGGCCTGGAGAAGCCGCTGCTGGAGACGCCGCGCTCTGCCAGCTTCGTCAGCGACATCACCCTGACCCGCTACGGCATCGAGACGCTCGACGGCCTGACCGCCGTCTCGCCGGGAACCTACACGGCCAGCTTCTACGGCGTGCCGGGCGCCCTCAACATTCGCGGCACCCTGGCCGAGAACTATTTCCGCGGCTTCAAGCGGGTCGAGAACCGCGGCACCTATTCGACGCCGATCGGCGGGGCGGCCCAGATCGAGATCGTGCGCGGCCCCCCGACGCCGATCTACGGCGCGGGCAAGGTCGGCGGCCTGCTGAACTTCATTCCCAAGTCCGCCCGGGACGAGGGGCGGTTCCTGACCAACCCCAAGGGCGAGATCACCGCCACCTTCGGGACCTATGACAAGAAGAACCTGACCGGCCAGGTCGCCCTGCCGGTCAGGCTGGGGGCGGCCGATGGCGGGATCTACGCCTATGGCGAGATCGACGATTCCAAGAGCTTCTATCGCGGCCTGCATCCCAAGCGGCAACTGGCGGAGGTGTCGGCGGACTTCGACTTGAACAACGGCTGGAGCACGGCCTTCGGCGGCATGGTCTACCACTCGACCGGCGACATCCAGACGCCGGGCTGGAACCGCCTGACCCAGGACCTGATCGACCACGGGACCTATGTCACCGGCCGCGACACTAGCCTGGTCGACGCGGACGGCAACGGCCGGATCACGCCCGGCGAGGTGGGCCCGTACCCGTTCGGCAGTTCGCTGTACATTCCGTACTACGGCTTCCCGGCCACCGACGCCAACCACACGCTGGACACGGGCTTGGGGACCACGAAGCTCGACCCGCGCACCGTCTATGTCAGCGCCGCCGACTTTTCCAAGACCTGGACCAACACGCTCTATTTCGACCTGGCCAAGCGGTTCGACGACGACAGCGTGCTGAAGCTGCAGTTGTTCTATGACGACCAGGACAACAAGCGCTTCGTCTCGTACGGCTATCCCGCCTGGTTCAAGAGCTCGGTCTGGGAGGCGCGGGCCAGCTACGCCTTCAAGCGCGAGTTCGGGGCGGTCGGCGCCAGCACGATCGTCGGCGCGAGTTACCGCGAATTCCAGGGCCGCCGGCGCGAGAGCTTCAACAGCGGCCTGATCGCCATCGACCGCCGCGACATCTCGGTCGGCGCCCAGCCCAACGACATCATCGACAGCCCCTTCAGCGCCGAGCCCGCCGGCGTCCAGGGCCTGGACTGGGAGAACGACAACCGAGGTACGTGGAGCCAGACGGGGCTGTTTTTCACCAGCGACGTCAAGCTGACGCCCCGCCTGACCCTGACCCTGGGCGGTCGCTACGATTGGTACGACGTGGCCGCGCACGACACCGGCGTCCTGCCCTTCACCGTCACGGGCCGCCAGACCGACGACCGGGGGAAGGGGACCTACGGCGCCAGCCTGACCTATCAGACGCCCGTCGGCCTGATGCCTTATATCAGCTACGCCAAGGCTTCGGCGCTCGAGGTCAGCCAGGCCGGCGAGATCGCCCCGGGCCTGGTCGCCGACGGTTCGTGGCTGTCGGACAGCGACCTGGCCGAGGCCGGCGTCAAGTTCCAGCTGCTGCGCGGAACCCTGGTCGGCTCGCTGGCGGCCTACCGCCAGAACCGCACCCAGCTGTTGGGCCTGACGCCCGTCGTCCAGGGCACGCGCGCCAAGGGTGTCGAGCTGGAGGTCCGCTGGCTGGCCTCGGAGCACTTCAGCTTCACCGCCACGGGCAACGCCCAGCACACCACGGTCAAGGGGCCGGACACCTCGTTCCAGTACATCCCCGCCTATACCGCGGGCGTGCCCGGGGCCCAGGGCTATGGCGGCAGCTATGTCGTCTGGACGTTCAGCGGCCTGCCGGGGCGCGGCGGCGACTACGACTACACGCTGATCCCCAAGTCGGTGGTCAGCCTCTACGGCGCCTATACCAGCGACCAGCACGACTGGGGTCAGGCCGGGGCGACCCTGGGCGTCACCCACGTGACCAAGACCTCGGGCACGGTGCAGGATGCGGTGACCTATCCCGCCTACGCCGTGGTCAACGCCTCGGCCTATCTGACGCGCGGGCCGTACACCGCCGAGCTCAACATCGATAATCTGTTCGACAAGCTCTATTTCACCCCGGACGCCGACACCTATGCCAATCTCGGGGCCTTGCCCGGCAAGGGGCGGGAATGGCGCGTGACCCTGAAGCGGACGTTCTGATGACCTCCACCCCATTTCGGCCCTGGCTTCTGGTCGGCGTGTTCAGCCTGCTGCTGTTCCTGATCACGGCGGCGACCTATTCGTCGCTGGGCGTGGTGATCCCGGCCATGGTCCCGGAACTGGGCTGGAGCTGGGAGCACGCCTTCCTGGGCTTCACGATCCTGGGGGTGTTCACCGGCCTGTCGTCCTGGCTGCCCGCCCTGCTGATCCGGCGAATGGGCGTGAGGGGGACGGTCCTGGCCGGCGTGGCGGTGATGGCGGGCGGGCTGTTCTGCCTGTCGCGGGTTCACGCCCTGCCGATCTACTACTTCGGGACAGCCCTGTGCGGGATCGGCTTCCAGATGGCCGCCCTGATCCCCGGCACCCACGTGCTGTCGGCGATCTTCAAGCAACGGGCCCTGCCGTTCGGGATCTATTTCACCTTCGGCGCCCTGGGCGGGGTGGCGGGGCCGTGGATGGTGGTGAGCGCCCTGTCGGCGACCCACAACGACTGGCGGCTCTACTGGGGGCTGCAGGCGATTGCGGTGGGCCTGGTCGGGCTGGTCTGCGCGGTCGCCGTGGGCGGGCCGCGCTGGCTGGAGCAGGCCGGGGCCGCCCTGGACCGGGAGCTGGACGCCCAGGCCGCGGCGGGCGAGACGCCCAGCCACGTCTACCATACCGACCACGAATGGAGCATCCGCGACGCGGTGCGCACGCCGCAGTTCTACGTGCTGCTGGCCGCCTATTTCAGCCACCTGCTGGCGGGAATCAGCGCCGCCAGCCTGACCCAGGCCCACCTGACGCAGATGGGCGTCGCCGGGGCGGTGGCGGCGGGCATGCTCAGCCTGGAAGGCGGCATGCAGGTGGTCGCGCGGCTGGGCGGCGGCGCGATCGGCGACCGGCTCGATCCGCGCTGGCTGCTGGTGTTCGCCCAGGGGCTGCTGGTGGTGGGGTTGCTGGCCCTGTCGCGGGCGACGACGCCGCTGCTGCTGACGCTGTACGCGGTCGGGGTGGGGATCGGCTTTGGCCTGACGGTGCTGGCCGTGAGCCTGCTGCTGCTGAACTATTTCGGACGCCGCAACAATGTCGAGCTGTTCTCCCTGACCTGCCTGATCGGGGCGGTGTCGGCGGCGGGGCCGTTCATCGGCGGCGCGATCCGCGATCGGGTCGGTTCGTTCACCCCGGCGTTCCAGCTGTTCGCCGCCCTGACCGCGGTAGTGTTCCTGGCGGCGCTGTTCATGCGGCCGCCGCGGCCGAAGGCCGTCGCCTGATCCACCGGCAAAGAAAAAGCCGCCCCGACCGAAGTCGGGGCGGCTTCATCAGATCGTGTCGAGACGCTTAGAACGCGACCTTCAGCGAGGCGGTGACCGCCGCGTGATAGATCGAGCCGTAGTCGCTCTTGTTGGTGTCCGAGTAGCGGATGTCGGCGCTGACGTGGTCGGTGATCGCGGCGGTGACGCCGGCGTTCCAGGTCACGTAGCTGTCGGTCGCGCCGCCGAAGTAGGTCGAGGCGTCGACTTCCTGACGGCCAACGGCGCCGCTCAGGGTCAGCTTCTCGCCGATCGGGGCCGAGCCGTTCAGTTCGTAGTACAGCGCTTCGCCGCCGTCGCCCGGGAATTCCGGCGAGTAGTAGACGGCCGCGCCGACGGTGGCCGGGCCAACGGCGGTCGAGGCCGCGGCCTTGACTTCCGTATAGCTGTACGAGCCCGGAGCGCCGTTCTTGTCCTTGGTGTAGCCGTAGTAGATCACGCCCAGGTCGAGGTTGAAGGCGCCGACGGTCGGCTTCACACCGGCGTAGACGTCGATTTCCTGGTCGGGGTTCGGGGTGCCGAAGTCGACGTTCGACGTCCAGACGCCCGCATAGCCGATGCCGTAGGTGGCGTCGACGCCGCCGAACACCTGGCCCTTGGTGTTGGTGTTGCTGACGCCGCGGAAGATGTAGTCGCTGGCCACGCCGACGTTGTACGACAGCTTCAAGCCGCTTTCGTCCTGCGCCATCGCGGCGCCGCCCATGGCGACCGAAGCAGCAGCGGCGACCAGCGCCAGTTTCAGAAACTTCATGTGTCTATCCCCTTTTATTCTGTTTTGTCGGCGGGAGGGTATGGAGCCCTCGCCGATCAGCGACGCCTGCAAGCGCGTTGAACACGACAGCAGTAGTTGTCGGCCAAGCCTTTGTTGCAATCTTGCTGGTCAAATCACCAGCAGAAAGCATGCCGCAGGCACAAAGTTTGGGCGGAGTGTGACGATTTTGCTTCAGAAGTGGCGTCGGGCGCCACAGTGTCAACGGAACGATTGTTTCGGCTTTACCTGCGGCTTTAGCGCATCGCCAGACTCGCTCCGCCCAGGTGCAGGCCGGCGTCGACCAGCAGGGTCTCGCCGGTGACGTGGCGCGAGGCGGGCGAGGCCAGGAACACGGCGGCGCCGGCGATGTCCTCCGCGGTGGAGGCGACCTTCAGCGGCGTCGCGGCGGCCGATCGGGCGCGCAAGCGGTCGGTGCGCTCCTCGTCCATGACCTTGCTGAACCACGGGGTGTCGATGAAGCCCGGACAGACGGCGTTGACCCGGATACGCGGGGCCAGCGCCCGGGCCAGCGACAAGGTCATGGTCGTCAGGGCGCCCTTGGACGCGGCGTAGGGCACCGATGAACCGTTACCCACCACCCCGGCGATCGAGGCGGTGTTGACCACGGCGCCCGGCTGCGGCGCGGCTTCCAGCAGGCTGCGGGGGCCGCGCGGACCATCTGGAAGGCGCCGACCACGTTGACCGCGTAGAGCCGCAGGAAGTCCTCGGCGTCGACCGCGTCGAGGTCGGCGTGGTCGGGGGCGAACTTGGTGATCCCGGCGTTGTTGAACAGGGCGTCGATCCGGCCCGAGCCCGCCGCCGTCTCGGCGATCCGGCGGCAGTCGGTGTCCTGGGCGACGTCGCCTTGGACCAGGACGGCCTTGGCGCCCTCGGCCTCGACCAGGCCGGCGGTCTCCTCGGCCTCCTGCGCGCTGCGGGCGAAATTGACCACCACCAGGCCGGCGCCGCGCCGCGCGGTCTCGACCGCCATGGCCCGGCCCAGGCCCGTGGAGGCCCCGGTGACCACCACCGTGAAGCCGTCGAAGTCGCGTCCGCTCATCGCCTGTTTCCGTCCCAACATCTGTTTGACGCCACGATAGCGACGCCGCGCGCGCTTGTCTCGCGCGGGCGCGGGGCCTAGATGACCGCCCATGACCGAACTTCATGTGACCCAGCTGGGCCAGGTGGTCGAGCCCGCCGCCAGCCCCGACCAGGCCGTTCTCGAGCGCGTGCCCAATCCGCAGAGCGACGTGACCTACCTGGCGCGCTTCGTGGCTCCCGAATTCACCTCGCTGTGCCCGGTGACCGGCCAGCCCGACTTCGCGCACCTGGTGATCGACTACGCGCCGGGCGACTGGCTGATCGAGAGCAAGTCGCTGAAGCTGTACCTGACCAGCTTCCGCAACCACGGCTCGTTCCACGAGGACTGCACGGTCAAGATCGGCCGCAAGATCGTCGAGATCGCGGCCCCGCGTTGGCTGCGCATCGGCGGCTACTGGTACCCGCGCGGCGGCATTCCGATCGACGTGTTCTGGCAGACCGGTCCGGCGCCGGAGGGTTTGTGGGTCCCCGACCAGGGCGTGGCGCCCTATCGCGGCCGGGGCTGAGGGCCTTTCAGAGCCAAATAGGCGCTGCGCGTGGTCCTCGTCCTTCGACAAGCTCAAGATGAGGACCATTCTCTAGGCAGCATTCGAAAACCTCTTCCTGAGCTTGTCGAAGGACGAGGTTTTCGCTTCCGGGGTAGAGCGTCGAAAGGCCTAGCGCGGTGACGGCGCCGGCTGCTGCGCCGGCGGCGGCGTGGGGACCGCCGGCGGCCGCTGGCCGGGGGGCTGGACGGGGCGCGAAGGGCCGATCAGCTTGCGGAAGCTGATGCGCACGGTCCGGCCGATCGGGTCGCGAAAGTCCGGCTGGTAGGCCTGGGGCGTCAGGCCCAGGCGGTCGTGCACGTCCTGGCGGGTGTCGAACAGGTTCTGGGCCTGCAGCTGCACCCGCGAGCCGCGCAACCACGGGTGAGCGCGCAGCAGGTCCGGGCGCGACGACAGATCGGCGAACAGGTTCAGGCTGAACGTCGACTGGTCGCTGAAGAACAGATCCTGCTGGGTGGTCGCGCCGTTCAGGCGATAGCCGCTGCGCCAGCTGCCGTTCAGGAACGCGCCCATGCCGCTCTTGAAGACGCCGACCTGCAACTGGACCTCGTGCTCGGGCCCGGCGCCCGAGCCGCCGTCCAGGCGGTCGATGACCGGCAGGCCGTCGCGGATGGTCACCTCGTCCTTCAGTTTCCAGGTGTGGTAGAGCGAGACCTGGAACTGCCCTTGGCCGGGGCGCGGGCCGCCGCGGAAACCGCCGCCGCCACGGAAACCGCCACCGCCGCCGCCCCCGCCCGCGCCGGGACCGCCGTCAGGTCCGCGGCCGCCGTCAGGACCACGCCCGGGGCCGCCGGGAGGCGGTCCGCCGCCGAAGCCCGGCAGGCCGGCGCGCGGCTTGCCGAACGGCCGTGACAGGTTGAACCCCCACCGAATCTGTTCCTGCTCCGACTTGGCGTAGTTCACCGGACGCGAGTCGACCGAGATCAGCCGGCCGTTGGCGTCGCGGACGATCCGATCGGGGAAGGCCTGCTCGATGTCGGCGGTGATGGCTGGGAAGCTGTTGATCGAGTCGTCGATCCGCGTGGCCGTGTAGTTGGCGCTGATCTGCAGGTTGGTCTTGGCGTCCTTGGGCAGCGGCCGGATGTTGACGCTCAGCTTCATCACCTGGCGGCTGTCGGACACCAGGTTCGGATTGCCGCCCTCGACCCGCGTCGCCAGCACCGACTGACCGGTCCTGAAGTCGTAGATCGAGACGTTCGGCGTCGACAGGATCGGGTCGTTCAGCTGCGACGGCGTAGGGGCGCCGTCCTCGCTGGTGTAGCTGACCAGGAAGCTGAGCGGATTGATCGGCGACCAGTTGGCGCCGGCGCCCAGGGTGGTCAGTCCGCCGAAGTCCGACAGCTGCTCGTACTGGCCGTTGAAGTTGATCGACAGGTCGCCCAGCGCCGGCAGCACGCCCTTGTCGCGGTCGGCGATCGGCACGTTGAGACTGCCCTGCAGGTTGCCGCTGGTGCGCGAGATGTCGCGGTCGACCGCTGTCCCCCGGCGGACGCTGCGCGAGTCCAGCGTCTGGGTGTCGGCG
It encodes:
- a CDS encoding CynX/NimT family MFS transporter; amino-acid sequence: MTSTPFRPWLLVGVFSLLLFLITAATYSSLGVVIPAMVPELGWSWEHAFLGFTILGVFTGLSSWLPALLIRRMGVRGTVLAGVAVMAGGLFCLSRVHALPIYYFGTALCGIGFQMAALIPGTHVLSAIFKQRALPFGIYFTFGALGGVAGPWMVVSALSATHNDWRLYWGLQAIAVGLVGLVCAVAVGGPRWLEQAGAALDRELDAQAAAGETPSHVYHTDHEWSIRDAVRTPQFYVLLAAYFSHLLAGISAASLTQAHLTQMGVAGAVAAGMLSLEGGMQVVARLGGGAIGDRLDPRWLLVFAQGLLVVGLLALSRATTPLLLTLYAVGVGIGFGLTVLAVSLLLLNYFGRRNNVELFSLTCLIGAVSAAGPFIGGAIRDRVGSFTPAFQLFAALTAVVFLAALFMRPPRPKAVA
- a CDS encoding TonB-dependent siderophore receptor, with product MSIRACLLASAMAVGVLASGQAFARDGAGEAPQADAVDAVIVLARDKAGLLEKRPSTTVFGLEKPLLETPRSASFVSDITLTRYGIETLDGLTAVSPGTYTASFYGVPGALNIRGTLAENYFRGFKRVENRGTYSTPIGGAAQIEIVRGPPTPIYGAGKVGGLLNFIPKSARDEGRFLTNPKGEITATFGTYDKKNLTGQVALPVRLGAADGGIYAYGEIDDSKSFYRGLHPKRQLAEVSADFDLNNGWSTAFGGMVYHSTGDIQTPGWNRLTQDLIDHGTYVTGRDTSLVDADGNGRITPGEVGPYPFGSSLYIPYYGFPATDANHTLDTGLGTTKLDPRTVYVSAADFSKTWTNTLYFDLAKRFDDDSVLKLQLFYDDQDNKRFVSYGYPAWFKSSVWEARASYAFKREFGAVGASTIVGASYREFQGRRRESFNSGLIAIDRRDISVGAQPNDIIDSPFSAEPAGVQGLDWENDNRGTWSQTGLFFTSDVKLTPRLTLTLGGRYDWYDVAAHDTGVLPFTVTGRQTDDRGKGTYGASLTYQTPVGLMPYISYAKASALEVSQAGEIAPGLVADGSWLSDSDLAEAGVKFQLLRGTLVGSLAAYRQNRTQLLGLTPVVQGTRAKGVELEVRWLASEHFSFTATGNAQHTTVKGPDTSFQYIPAYTAGVPGAQGYGGSYVVWTFSGLPGRGGDYDYTLIPKSVVSLYGAYTSDQHDWGQAGATLGVTHVTKTSGTVQDAVTYPAYAVVNASAYLTRGPYTAELNIDNLFDKLYFTPDADTYANLGALPGKGREWRVTLKRTF
- a CDS encoding TorF family putative porin codes for the protein MKFLKLALVAAAASVAMGGAAMAQDESGLKLSYNVGVASDYIFRGVSNTNTKGQVFGGVDATYGIGYAGVWTSNVDFGTPNPDQEIDVYAGVKPTVGAFNLDLGVIYYGYTKDKNGAPGSYSYTEVKAAASTAVGPATVGAAVYYSPEFPGDGGEALYYELNGSAPIGEKLTLSGAVGRQEVDASTYFGGATDSYVTWNAGVTAAITDHVSADIRYSDTNKSDYGSIYHAAVTASLKVAF
- the queF gene encoding preQ(1) synthase, with the translated sequence MTELHVTQLGQVVEPAASPDQAVLERVPNPQSDVTYLARFVAPEFTSLCPVTGQPDFAHLVIDYAPGDWLIESKSLKLYLTSFRNHGSFHEDCTVKIGRKIVEIAAPRWLRIGGYWYPRGGIPIDVFWQTGPAPEGLWVPDQGVAPYRGRG
- a CDS encoding GntR family transcriptional regulator; its protein translation is MAPDDALAGGQTAGGRERMLVLDVCSSSGLEDWSPDLQKAKVYERILLDLILGRLAPGARLDEQSLAARYDAGLAGVRDALGRLALEGLVIRRARSGTTVAPLDLVELRQGYEARALIEPHCASLAAKHASKAEADGIRAAFDGGEQAARDRDLPALVAMDQRFHAAVARAGGNMALARILIPLQHKAARYWVFSFGAATEAELIADVEQHRAVAEVIARGDVEGARLAMMRVLNIMPEATRPMVQG
- a CDS encoding methionine ABC transporter permease; its protein translation is MNSALSNIDWSEIGQATIDTLSMLGGSMVLTVILGLPLGVILFLTGSGQMLRNRLANGVLSLVINILRSVPFVILLIVMIPLTVALVGTSLGVAGAIPPLVVGAAPFFARLVETALREVDKGVIEASFAMGAKRRQVVLGALLPEAMPGLIAAATVTAIALVSYTAMAGVVGAGGLGDLAIRFGYQRFQTDVMVVTVVLLLVLVQALQMVGDAVVRRVSHR
- a CDS encoding MetQ/NlpA family ABC transporter substrate-binding protein gives rise to the protein MLARRALLASLAVLSLAACGQKPAASGASDTLTVAATAVPHAEVLEFIKPKLAAQGLKIDIKVFNDYVQPNIQVAEKRLDVNYFQTLPYLETFNADKGTTLIPVIGVHIEPLGAYSRKVKAIGALPDGAVVAIPNEGSNEGRALLLLARNGVITLGDPNKALSTLKDITANPKNLKFKELEGATLPRVLDQVDLAVINTNYALDAKLDPSKDALLIEDKNSPYVNYLVGRPDNKDDPRVQKLAKALTSPEVKAFMEQKYHGAVVPAF
- a CDS encoding pyridoxamine 5'-phosphate oxidase family protein, coding for MQSTDINAEALKETVLRILSENRVMAVATLRPDGWPQATLVGYMYDGLTLYFAIARDGQKLANMQRDPRISIAIGRHDGDGPDLRGLSLAAKAVEVTASDEVRRLNTMLVARYPEQEVFTPQGASVAVMRATPLVMSVIDPHSGLDRPVLLRVDPLTSALLPAEETP